A section of the Humulus lupulus chromosome 2, drHumLupu1.1, whole genome shotgun sequence genome encodes:
- the LOC133814889 gene encoding uncharacterized protein LOC133814889 — protein MSTQDVIESNFVDDVDYVHSTHTQEAQSLGNTRDESESRSSKRKRTSPAWDHFTLQKIDGKLKAVCNNCGKKLGGESNNGTKHLLDHVKRCPVIKEQLAMNPNPNASPSVTTYNFDPELGRKKLAHV, from the coding sequence ATGTCTACCCAAgatgttatcgaatctaattttGTCGATGATGTTGATTATGTTCATTCAACACATACACAAGAGGCACAATCTCTAGGAAATACAAGAGATGAAAGTGAGAGTAGAAGttctaaaagaaagagaacaTCTCCTGCATGGGATCATTTTACATTGCAAAAAATTGATGGTAAACTGAAGGCAGTTTGTAACAATTGTGGGAAGAAATTAGGGGGAGAGAGTAATAATGGGACTAAACATTTGCTTGATCATGTGAAAAGATGCCCAGTAATAAAGGAACAACTTGCCATGAATCCTAATCCTAATGCAAGTCCTTCAGTCACAACTTACAATTTTGATCCTGAACTAGGGAGAAAAAAGTTAGCTCATGTTTAA